From Coffea arabica cultivar ET-39 chromosome 10e, Coffea Arabica ET-39 HiFi, whole genome shotgun sequence, one genomic window encodes:
- the LOC113710950 gene encoding 7-deoxyloganetin glucosyltransferase-like: MGSMSLPEKPHAVCIPYPAQGHINPMLKLAKLLHHKGFHITFVNTEFNHKRLLKSRGPDALNGLPDFQFKAIPDGLPPSDVDATQDVPSLCESTTTHCLGPFRDLLAELNDTSSSQVPPVSCIVSDGVMSFTLEAAAELGVPEILFWTPSACGFLGYMHYAKLIEKGLTPLKDASYLSNGYLEQAIDWIPGMKDIRLRDLPSFLRTTNPDDYMIKFVLQETERSKKALAIILNTFEELEDDVINALSAILPPIYAIGPLQFLEKEVKDERLSVLGSNLWKEEPECLEWLDSKDPNSVVYVNFGSITVMTADQLVEFAWGLVNSKQTFLWIIRPDLVSGDSAILPPEFLEEIKDRGLLASWCPQEQVLSHPAIGGFLTHSGWNSTLESICSGVPMICWPFFAEQQTNCWFCCTKWGNGLEIDNNVKREEVESLVTELMVRGKGKDMKEKALEWKNKAEEAAKSSGGSSYSNLEKVVQVLLSK; encoded by the exons ATGGGTTCCATGTCTCTGCCAGAAAAGCCTCATGCTGTTTGTATTCCATATCCAGCACAGGGTCACATAAACCCTATGCTGAAACTAGCGAAGCTCCTTCATCATAAAGGGTTTCATATAACCTTTGTTAACACAGAATTCAACCACAAACGTTTGCTCAAGTCTAGAGGTCCTGATGCCCTCAATGGCTTGCCTGATTTCCAGTTTAAAGCCATTCCTGATGGGCTTCCTCCTTCTGATGTTGATGCCACCCAAGACGTTCCCTCCCTTTGTGAATCCACCACTACTCATTGCTTAGGTCCATTTAGAGATCTCCTTGCAGAACTTAATGATACCTCTTCATCACAAGTTCCCCCTGTTTCTTGCATAGTTTCTGATGGAGTCATGAGCTTTACTCTTGAAGCTGCCGCAGAACTAGGCGTCCCAGAAATATTGTTTTGGACTCCCAGTGCATGTGGATTCCTGGGTTATATGCACTACGCTAAGCTCATAGAAAAGGGTCTCACACCACTCAAAG ATGCAAGTTACTTGTCAAATGGATACCTTGAGCAAGCTATAGATTGGATTCCCGGGATGAAAGATATACGTCTGAGAGATCTTCCAAGTTTCTTAAGAACTACAAATCCGGATGACTACATGATAAAGTTCGTATTGCAAGAGACTGAGAGATCCAAGAAGGCTTTAGCTATTATTTTGAACACATTTGAGGAGCTGGAAGATGATGTTATAAACGCTCTGTCTGCCATCCTTCCTCCCATCTACGCCATTGGGCCTCTACAGTTTCTCGAGAAAGAGGTAAAAGACGAGAGGTTATCAGTTTTAGGGTCAAATCTTTGGAAAGAAGAGCCCGAGTGCCTAGAATGGCTTGATTCAAAGGATCCCAATTCTGTTGTCTATGTAAACTTCGGAAGCATCACTGTTATGACTGCTGACCAGCTTGTGGAGTTTGCATGGGGACTTGTAAACAGTAAACAAACATTTTTGTGGATCATTAGGCCTGATCTTGTCTCTGGCGACTCTGCAATTCTTCCTCCTGAATTTTTGGAGGAAATTAAAGATAGAGGCCTACTAGCAAGCTGGTGCCCTCAGGAACAAGTTCTTAGCCATCCTGCCATTGGAGGATTCTTAACGCATAGCGGATGGAATTCAACTCTCGAGAGTATCTGTAGTGGGGTGCCCATGATTTGTTGGCCGTTTTTCGCCGAACAACAGACCAATTGCTGGTTCTGCTGCACCAAGTGGGGCAATGGATTGGAGATAGACAATAATGTTAAGAGGGAAGAGGTTGAGAGCCTAGTGACTGAGTTGATGGTTAGAGGAAAGGGAAAGGACATGAAGGAAAAAGCCTTGGAGTGGAAGAACAAGGCTGAAGAAGCAGCTAAAAGTTCGGGTGGCTCTTCTTACTCCAATTTGGAGAAGGTGGTCCAGGTGCTTCTCTCCAAGTAA